In Streptococcus uberis, a single window of DNA contains:
- a CDS encoding type II toxin-antitoxin system HicA family toxin, whose translation MTLTGKELLKLAKKLGWKEIRISDSHHHFKKEGLPFLVTIPVHGNKDIPIGLEKKIRHDLGDKTSR comes from the coding sequence ATGACACTGACTGGAAAAGAGTTATTGAAACTCGCTAAAAAACTTGGCTGGAAAGAAATTCGGATTTCTGACAGTCATCATCATTTCAAAAAAGAAGGTTTGCCATTCCTTGTCACAATTCCTGTCCATGGAAACAAGGATATCCCAATAGGTTTAGAAAAAAAGATTCGACATGATTTAGGAGACAAGACAAGCCGTTAA
- a CDS encoding type II toxin-antitoxin system HicB family antitoxin produces MLKTYPAIFHLEKENHYWIEFPNFKGGTSGIGIEEAMKHAHQMLESVLATYIDNGMDLPKPTDLSNLQVEDGFVTLIQVDPSPFLKNTKAIRKNVTVPEWLVRLADRQDINYSETLTKALEDLLYS; encoded by the coding sequence ATGTTAAAAACCTACCCTGCTATTTTTCACCTGGAAAAAGAAAATCACTACTGGATTGAATTCCCTAATTTTAAAGGAGGTACAAGTGGTATTGGAATTGAAGAAGCCATGAAACATGCTCATCAAATGCTTGAAAGTGTTTTAGCTACTTATATCGACAACGGAATGGATCTACCAAAACCAACTGATTTATCTAACTTACAAGTTGAAGACGGATTTGTCACCTTAATACAAGTTGATCCATCACCCTTTTTAAAAAATACCAAAGCAATCCGCAAAAATGTGACTGTCCCTGAATGGCTGGTTCGACTTGCAGATCGACAAGATATCAATTATTCTGAAACCTTAACAAAGGCATTAGAAGATCTACTCTATAGCTAA
- a CDS encoding YjjG family noncanonical pyrimidine nucleotidase — protein sequence MSYKFLLFDLDHTLLDFDKAEEVALTELLMECQVPDLQAYKDYYKPMNKAMWKDLEQKRLTKKELVNTRFAKLFEHFGKTVDGSYLAERYQAHLQDQGQTYAGAAELLATLRSKGYRIYAATNGITKIQTGRMKASDIASFFQAIFISEASGSQKPDKAFYDWIGQQIPDFDRKNCLMIGDSLSADIQGGNNAGIDSVWYNPHHLENGSKAQPTYVVSNYQELLEIL from the coding sequence TTGTCATACAAATTCTTATTATTTGACCTTGACCATACTTTGCTTGATTTTGATAAAGCAGAGGAAGTGGCTCTAACAGAACTGTTGATGGAATGCCAGGTTCCTGATCTTCAGGCCTATAAAGACTATTACAAACCAATGAACAAAGCCATGTGGAAGGATCTTGAACAGAAGCGTTTAACAAAGAAAGAATTGGTCAACACGCGTTTTGCCAAGTTGTTTGAGCATTTTGGGAAAACTGTCGACGGTAGCTATCTGGCGGAAAGATACCAGGCTCATCTTCAAGACCAAGGTCAAACCTATGCTGGCGCAGCAGAATTATTGGCTACTTTAAGATCAAAAGGCTACCGCATATATGCAGCGACCAATGGCATTACCAAAATTCAAACCGGACGGATGAAAGCTTCAGATATTGCATCATTTTTCCAAGCTATTTTTATTTCAGAAGCATCTGGTAGTCAAAAACCAGACAAGGCTTTCTATGATTGGATTGGCCAACAAATCCCAGACTTTGATAGAAAAAATTGTTTAATGATTGGGGACTCTTTGTCAGCTGATATACAAGGTGGCAATAATGCAGGCATTGATTCCGTTTGGTACAACCCTCATCACTTAGAAAATGGCAGTAAAGCCCAACCAACTTATGTAGTTTCTAATTATCAGGAACTTTTAGAGATATTATAA
- a CDS encoding Fic family protein, with the protein MDYMSVKQAALLWGISDRRIRTLCQEGKIEGAFQEGRAWKIPIDAKKPSDGRYKKSASLIPLIEEKLEVLKSLRPLTSGELERLLEEFTVEFTYNSNAIEGNTLTLRETDMVLRGLTIDQKPLKDHMEAIGHQEAFRYVCNLVSEKQSLTEQVIKDIHYLVLSDKKDDRGVYRKVPVHIMGAANEPAQPYLIRPMMEQLLSKFESNRENIVTKMALFHIEFESIHPFIDGNGRTGRLLVNLELMKAGYPPINIKFTDRLAYYQAFDQYHSKGDLSAMEDLFARYLNERLDNYLSILGGQ; encoded by the coding sequence ATGGACTATATGAGTGTAAAACAAGCAGCACTTCTATGGGGAATTTCAGATAGGCGTATTCGAACCCTTTGTCAGGAAGGCAAAATTGAAGGAGCTTTCCAAGAGGGCAGAGCATGGAAAATCCCAATTGATGCTAAAAAGCCGTCAGATGGGAGATACAAAAAATCGGCTAGTCTCATTCCTCTAATTGAAGAAAAATTGGAAGTTCTGAAATCATTACGACCACTAACAAGTGGAGAATTAGAACGATTATTAGAAGAATTTACTGTTGAATTTACCTATAATTCAAACGCTATTGAGGGAAATACACTAACTCTGCGAGAAACAGACATGGTACTTCGTGGCTTAACAATTGATCAGAAGCCTTTAAAAGACCATATGGAAGCCATAGGACATCAGGAGGCTTTCAGATATGTTTGTAATCTTGTTTCTGAAAAACAAAGTTTAACGGAACAAGTCATAAAGGACATTCACTATTTAGTTTTATCAGATAAAAAAGACGACCGTGGTGTTTATCGAAAAGTCCCAGTTCATATTATGGGAGCAGCTAATGAACCAGCTCAGCCATATCTTATCCGTCCAATGATGGAACAACTCCTAAGCAAATTTGAAAGCAACAGGGAAAATATTGTTACCAAAATGGCTCTTTTTCATATTGAGTTTGAAAGCATTCATCCCTTTATTGATGGTAATGGCCGTACGGGTAGATTATTAGTTAATTTAGAGCTGATGAAAGCAGGTTATCCTCCAATAAATATTAAGTTTACGGATAGATTAGCCTACTATCAGGCTTTTGATCAATACCATTCAAAAGGTGATTTGTCAGCTATGGAAGATTTATTTGCTCGATATCTTAATGAAAGACTTGATAATTACCTTAGTATCTTAGGTGGTCAATAA
- a CDS encoding Cof-type HAD-IIB family hydrolase — MIKAIILDIDGTLTNSQKEITVETKEALLKAQKLGIRLAIASARSENGLRRFGRWLDFEHNNGIFICYNGGLIINSQTNEVYYEKAMPTELAKEILEHLKQFDCIPMVNKDEYMYLNDAFKGMIHTPNGDMDIIQYETRSNEFLICEKADLADFVDFEVSKILVAASSDYMAENAEKMGAPFKERARTGMTAPFYYEFNAKGVEKDVAIEKAFEEMGISSDEMMAFGDAQNDLAMLKYVKYGIAMGNAIDELKEVAYDVTDDNDHDGIAKALYKYIPELKDVTL; from the coding sequence ATGATTAAAGCCATTATTTTAGACATTGATGGCACTTTGACCAACTCTCAAAAAGAGATTACTGTTGAAACCAAGGAAGCTTTATTAAAAGCTCAAAAATTGGGTATCCGTTTAGCTATTGCGTCAGCTCGAAGTGAAAATGGTTTAAGACGCTTTGGTCGCTGGTTAGATTTTGAGCACAATAACGGCATTTTCATTTGTTACAATGGTGGGTTGATTATCAATAGTCAGACCAATGAAGTCTATTACGAGAAGGCTATGCCGACAGAATTAGCTAAGGAAATTTTGGAACACTTGAAGCAATTCGATTGTATTCCCATGGTTAACAAGGATGAATACATGTATTTGAATGATGCCTTTAAGGGAATGATTCATACGCCAAATGGTGATATGGACATTATTCAATATGAGACACGTTCTAATGAATTTTTGATCTGCGAAAAAGCTGATTTGGCAGACTTCGTGGATTTCGAAGTATCAAAAATTTTGGTAGCAGCTTCATCTGATTATATGGCCGAAAATGCAGAAAAAATGGGTGCGCCATTTAAAGAGCGTGCCCGTACCGGAATGACCGCGCCTTTCTATTATGAATTCAATGCTAAGGGCGTGGAAAAAGATGTGGCTATCGAAAAAGCCTTCGAAGAAATGGGCATTTCAAGCGATGAAATGATGGCCTTCGGCGACGCCCAAAATGACTTGGCCATGCTTAAATATGTTAAATACGGCATCGCCATGGGCAACGCCATCGATGAATTGAAAGAGGTTGCTTACGATGTCACAGACGACAACGACCACGACGGCATCGCCAAAGCCCTTTACAAATACATCCCAGAATTAAAGGATGTGACACTTTAA
- a CDS encoding DoxX family protein produces the protein MQKHIDNFTPYALGLLRIVTGYMMIFHGLDKVFGTFSGKVVPLTSLIGVGGIIELVFGFLVLIGLATRLVAFILSGQMAVAYFMFHGLAGNVFLPYVNKGELDALYAFVFFLFVFTGSGALGVDNFIAKKKD, from the coding sequence ATGCAAAAACACATAGATAATTTTACCCCATATGCCCTAGGCTTACTTCGCATTGTTACGGGTTACATGATGATTTTTCATGGCTTAGACAAGGTTTTTGGCACTTTCAGTGGTAAAGTTGTGCCATTAACTAGTTTAATTGGAGTTGGTGGTATCATTGAACTAGTCTTTGGCTTTTTAGTTTTAATTGGCCTTGCGACACGCTTAGTAGCATTTATTTTATCTGGACAAATGGCAGTGGCTTATTTCATGTTTCATGGATTAGCAGGCAATGTTTTCCTGCCTTATGTCAATAAAGGTGAACTTGATGCCTTGTACGCTTTTGTTTTTTTCCTTTTTGTCTTTACAGGAAGCGGAGCATTGGGAGTAGATAATTTCATAGCTAAAAAGAAGGACTAG
- a CDS encoding aldo/keto reductase, whose protein sequence is METYTLSNGVTIPKIGFGTWQIPDGEEAYNSVAHALKVGYTHVDTAQIYRNEASVGKAIADSGIPREDIFLTTKVWNDKHDYELAKASIDKSLETLGVDYVDLLLIHWPNPKALRENDAWKAGNAGAWKAMEEAYKAKKVRAIGVSNFMIHHLEALFETSEIKPHVNQVLLAPGCPQEELVAFCQKHDILLEAYSPLGTGTIFDNAMAKEVAEANGRSVAQVALRWSLQKGFLPLPKSVTPKNIEANLDIFDFELSEEDMVKLDQVEGVKMQKNPDETDF, encoded by the coding sequence ATGGAAACTTATACACTTTCAAACGGCGTAACGATTCCCAAAATTGGTTTTGGGACATGGCAAATTCCTGATGGCGAAGAAGCTTATAATAGCGTTGCTCATGCTTTAAAAGTTGGTTATACGCATGTCGATACAGCGCAAATTTATCGCAATGAAGCGAGTGTCGGAAAAGCCATTGCTGACAGTGGTATTCCTCGTGAAGATATTTTCTTAACAACCAAGGTTTGGAATGACAAACATGATTATGAGTTGGCAAAAGCATCTATCGATAAATCACTTGAAACACTTGGTGTTGATTATGTGGATTTACTTCTAATTCACTGGCCAAATCCAAAAGCTTTACGTGAAAATGATGCTTGGAAAGCTGGTAATGCAGGTGCTTGGAAAGCTATGGAAGAAGCCTATAAAGCTAAAAAAGTTAGAGCCATTGGTGTTTCCAACTTTATGATCCACCACTTAGAAGCTTTATTTGAAACTTCCGAAATCAAACCACATGTCAACCAAGTCTTACTAGCGCCAGGTTGCCCTCAAGAAGAGTTGGTTGCATTTTGCCAAAAACATGATATTTTGTTAGAAGCTTATAGTCCACTTGGAACAGGAACTATTTTTGACAATGCCATGGCAAAAGAAGTTGCAGAAGCTAATGGTCGCTCAGTAGCACAAGTTGCCTTACGTTGGAGCTTACAAAAAGGCTTCTTACCATTACCAAAATCTGTTACTCCAAAAAATATTGAAGCAAACCTAGATATCTTTGATTTTGAATTATCAGAAGAAGATATGGTCAAATTAGACCAAGTCGAAGGTGTTAAAATGCAGAAAAACCCAGATGAAACAGATTTCTAA
- the chrA gene encoding chromate efflux transporter gives MTFKTLSHKQFLKDVFLCSLASYGGPEAHYGVFAHQLIQKRSYITEEELSELIGLFSIVPGPSSTQTITAIGYHLGGKKLALLTFLIWIGPAVLMMSTLGLFFHFFKGNHLWQNLVTYLPAAAIAFIIYAAINLTRKVVIDLRSLAFFLMMGILAFLTIDLSVWMVFLLLMLGGILRSLPYWRQGIVKGQGLHFKWRQAGWKYVWLIALFAIIFQLLDQWHQPLLSLFASMYRYGYSVIGGGQVIIPLMIQDLVKSQHLLTQSDFLTGYAFDQAVPGPLFSFAAFVAARSFADASFGLLIGILGGLMIFLPGTLLVFFMTPLWQHFRKLSYIKYFLNGVTLTVAALITLTAITQLTSLPLNLISAIVVLITTLTLLSKKVPAPLIIVLVMLLGLVI, from the coding sequence ATGACTTTCAAAACCTTATCCCATAAACAATTTTTAAAAGACGTCTTTTTATGTTCTTTGGCCTCTTATGGTGGACCTGAAGCGCATTATGGTGTTTTTGCCCATCAATTGATTCAAAAAAGGTCTTATATTACTGAAGAAGAACTGAGTGAATTGATTGGTCTCTTTTCAATTGTTCCAGGTCCCTCCAGTACTCAAACCATCACAGCAATTGGTTATCATCTAGGAGGAAAGAAATTAGCTTTACTGACTTTCTTGATTTGGATAGGGCCTGCAGTTCTGATGATGTCGACCTTGGGATTATTCTTCCATTTTTTCAAAGGGAATCATCTTTGGCAGAACTTAGTAACTTATTTACCCGCGGCAGCCATCGCTTTTATCATTTATGCAGCCATAAATCTGACACGTAAAGTGGTCATTGATCTGAGAAGCTTAGCTTTTTTCCTAATGATGGGTATTCTTGCCTTTTTAACCATTGATTTATCTGTCTGGATGGTTTTCCTTTTACTCATGTTAGGTGGGATTTTGAGGAGTTTACCTTATTGGCGACAAGGTATAGTCAAAGGGCAAGGCTTGCATTTTAAATGGCGTCAGGCAGGTTGGAAGTATGTGTGGCTGATTGCTCTATTTGCTATCATTTTTCAACTGTTGGATCAATGGCATCAACCGCTTTTATCTCTTTTTGCCTCTATGTATCGCTATGGCTATTCTGTTATTGGCGGGGGACAAGTCATTATTCCGCTTATGATTCAAGACTTAGTGAAGAGCCAACACCTGCTAACACAGTCTGACTTTTTAACAGGCTATGCCTTTGACCAAGCCGTTCCAGGCCCACTCTTTAGCTTTGCAGCTTTTGTAGCAGCACGATCCTTTGCGGATGCAAGCTTCGGACTCTTGATTGGTATCCTTGGTGGACTGATGATTTTCCTACCCGGAACCCTTTTGGTCTTTTTCATGACCCCCTTATGGCAACATTTCCGTAAGCTCAGCTACATCAAATACTTTTTAAATGGAGTTACTTTAACCGTAGCGGCCTTGATTACCCTAACCGCCATCACCCAATTAACAAGCTTACCCCTTAACCTCATATCTGCCATAGTGGTTCTGATAACGACCCTAACGCTTTTGAGTAAAAAGGTGCCCGCTCCCTTGATCATCGTCCTTGTTATGCTGCTTGGTTTGGTGATCTAG
- a CDS encoding alpha/beta hydrolase yields MALILKKIAYLLFEGVIVTLLVFNLATLFPIPYLGSVANHYTVPYVRLWLPLLAVVFLVSLFLALRHQKSHWHLVNAAIALISFLCGAYIVLSIETNLNHLGADVSFLKSYQAEENPGVSVDVKSYTKSPYGDLKLNVYYTKNKIKDKPVLIFIHGGGWVAGHRSSHAYYWQSFAKDDYVVFSLDYDLSNRKRHLSDLTEKQLAEGFAWVKKHAKDYGGSTDRLAVTGISAGGNLALELAYKINNGSYKEVGGRPLPKVSAVAASYPVADPQTFYENDDPIKGDTAKAMVLSYFGGRPDQMPEKYAERTPKNAVSTKTPPTLLIAGQRDTLVPQEATYHLSEVLTKHGIPNKLVIIPFTNHAFDRVDGNLGSQAYLHLTKAWFKEQLQKP; encoded by the coding sequence TTGGCACTTATTTTAAAAAAAATAGCTTATCTACTCTTTGAAGGAGTGATTGTAACCCTATTGGTTTTCAACTTGGCTACGCTTTTCCCTATTCCCTATTTGGGTTCGGTAGCTAATCACTACACCGTTCCTTATGTTAGGCTTTGGCTACCTTTGCTGGCTGTGGTTTTCCTGGTTAGTTTGTTTCTTGCTTTGCGGCATCAAAAGAGTCACTGGCATCTTGTCAACGCCGCGATAGCCTTGATTAGTTTTCTGTGTGGGGCTTATATTGTTTTGTCTATTGAAACCAACCTTAATCACTTGGGTGCAGACGTCAGTTTTTTGAAGTCCTATCAGGCGGAAGAAAATCCTGGGGTTTCAGTAGATGTTAAATCTTATACCAAATCGCCTTATGGTGATCTCAAATTGAATGTCTACTATACCAAAAACAAGATCAAGGATAAGCCTGTTTTGATTTTCATTCATGGTGGGGGTTGGGTGGCAGGCCATCGTTCCTCTCATGCTTATTATTGGCAATCTTTTGCTAAAGATGATTATGTTGTCTTTAGTCTGGATTACGATTTATCCAATCGGAAGCGCCATCTGTCAGACTTGACGGAAAAGCAATTGGCGGAAGGTTTCGCTTGGGTAAAAAAACATGCTAAGGATTACGGTGGGTCGACAGACCGTTTGGCGGTTACTGGTATTTCTGCTGGGGGAAACCTGGCTTTGGAATTAGCCTATAAAATTAATAATGGCAGTTACAAGGAAGTGGGGGGAAGACCACTGCCAAAAGTGTCGGCTGTTGCAGCTTCATACCCTGTTGCTGACCCGCAGACTTTTTATGAGAATGATGACCCTATTAAAGGCGACACAGCTAAAGCTATGGTTCTTTCCTATTTTGGTGGTCGACCGGATCAAATGCCTGAGAAATATGCAGAACGAACCCCTAAAAATGCTGTTTCTACAAAGACACCACCCACCTTATTAATTGCAGGTCAACGAGATACACTGGTACCGCAAGAGGCGACCTATCATCTTTCTGAGGTTTTAACCAAACATGGTATTCCCAATAAACTGGTTATTATTCCTTTTACCAATCATGCTTTTGATCGTGTTGATGGTAATTTAGGGAGTCAAGCCTATTTGCACTTAACCAAGGCTTGGTTTAAGGAGCAATTGCAAAAACCTTAA
- a CDS encoding ArsR/SmtB family transcription factor, protein MFEKNDRHYMDQVFSEYVKIGKAISSEKRIEILHRLIHGSKTVEQLARISDMTVANTSRHLQVLKEANLVNSLKDGKYIVYSISSDRIEHILNDIHLLSEEQSPKLRYIEAEFDQSDPFIKTLSVKEALVLADRKEVQLIDLRIPKEFSLDHIQGAINIPYHQLENKVDCIPKDIPIILYCRGRFCPYANQASAYLNKLGFEAYSVNMTHFEWQREML, encoded by the coding sequence ATGTTCGAAAAAAATGATAGACACTATATGGATCAAGTTTTTTCAGAATATGTTAAAATTGGCAAAGCAATATCGAGTGAAAAACGGATTGAGATTTTGCATCGATTAATTCACGGAAGTAAAACTGTTGAACAACTTGCGCGCATTTCTGACATGACTGTTGCCAATACTTCTAGACATTTGCAAGTGTTGAAAGAAGCAAATCTCGTTAATAGTCTCAAGGATGGGAAATATATTGTTTATAGCATTTCATCAGATAGAATAGAACATATTCTAAATGATATTCATTTATTGAGTGAAGAGCAATCTCCAAAATTGAGGTATATTGAAGCGGAATTTGATCAGAGTGATCCTTTTATAAAGACATTATCAGTGAAAGAAGCATTGGTCTTAGCGGATCGAAAAGAAGTCCAGTTGATTGATCTCAGAATTCCAAAGGAGTTCTCTCTAGATCATATTCAGGGCGCCATTAATATTCCTTATCATCAATTGGAAAATAAAGTTGATTGTATCCCAAAAGATATCCCGATTATTTTGTATTGTAGAGGAAGATTTTGTCCATATGCCAATCAAGCCTCTGCTTATTTGAACAAGTTAGGATTTGAAGCTTACAGTGTCAACATGACACACTTTGAATGGCAAAGAGAAATGTTGTAA
- a CDS encoding YeeE/YedE family protein encodes MKNIEKMLGFLLAILLLVLGKFLLSSDMLYFRLIIGVALGYTLSRGYTGFAGSVNRAYRTGSTRLMRTMMMMFFLTTLLSTAFLMNADPTKFDLWINPINVGLILGGILFGFGMTFSSCCASGVLTDLVTALPRALITLIFFAFGVFIGFPIQNTSSIVKDSWFTSEVGSKLYGGVYLPDLFKWDGMKGYLGALILTGLLSAIIIYLAHLYEEKRKQSGTYTGHFGEKIQDIEVTDSHKEVTSETDWYQRLFVNAWSLRKAAVILASLFTLLMGITKAGWGASTPYGLWFGKGLMLFGVKASQLSSFTHMPEPAFTTPFFQHPVSVQNFGIIMGTLLFLLTSGTFLKVFKSELKITSKEATFYILGGLLMGFGTRLSNGCNVGALYTPIANFSLSGWVFLIFLVLGGILGNKVAQKVNL; translated from the coding sequence ATGAAAAATATAGAAAAAATGTTAGGATTTCTTTTAGCGATACTTTTACTCGTTTTAGGAAAATTTTTATTGAGTTCAGATATGCTTTACTTTAGGTTAATTATTGGAGTTGCTCTAGGATATACCTTAAGTAGGGGTTATACAGGTTTTGCAGGCAGTGTGAACCGCGCTTATCGCACAGGTTCAACACGATTAATGAGAACAATGATGATGATGTTTTTCCTCACAACTCTCTTGTCAACAGCATTTTTGATGAATGCTGATCCTACAAAGTTTGATCTTTGGATTAATCCAATAAATGTAGGTTTGATACTTGGTGGGATTTTATTTGGTTTTGGGATGACTTTTTCGTCTTGCTGTGCTTCAGGTGTTTTAACCGACTTAGTAACAGCTTTACCAAGAGCACTAATTACCCTTATCTTTTTTGCATTTGGTGTTTTCATTGGATTCCCTATTCAAAACACAAGTTCTATAGTTAAAGATTCTTGGTTTACTAGTGAGGTAGGTTCTAAATTGTATGGTGGAGTTTACTTACCCGATCTTTTCAAGTGGGATGGGATGAAAGGTTACTTAGGTGCTTTGATTTTAACGGGTTTGTTATCAGCAATTATCATCTATTTAGCTCATCTATATGAAGAAAAGCGTAAGCAATCAGGCACTTATACTGGGCATTTTGGTGAAAAAATTCAAGATATCGAAGTTACTGATTCTCATAAAGAAGTAACGTCTGAAACGGATTGGTATCAACGTCTTTTTGTCAATGCTTGGTCATTACGAAAAGCTGCCGTTATTTTAGCAAGCTTATTTACCCTATTGATGGGTATCACTAAAGCGGGTTGGGGTGCTTCAACTCCTTATGGACTTTGGTTTGGAAAAGGATTAATGCTTTTTGGGGTCAAAGCGTCTCAGTTATCTAGTTTTACGCACATGCCTGAACCTGCATTTACAACACCATTTTTCCAACACCCAGTCAGTGTTCAAAACTTTGGAATCATCATGGGGACACTATTATTTTTATTAACCTCAGGTACTTTTCTTAAAGTCTTTAAGTCTGAACTCAAAATCACATCTAAAGAAGCAACTTTTTATATTTTAGGTGGCTTATTAATGGGATTTGGAACACGTTTATCAAATGGTTGTAATGTTGGAGCATTATATACACCAATCGCAAACTTTTCATTATCTGGTTGGGTTTTCTTAATCTTCTTGGTATTAGGTGGAATACTTGGAAATAAGGTTGCTCAGAAAGTAAATTTATAA
- a CDS encoding APC family permease: MPKKLNKIDILALVIGSVIGWGAFYLPGQKFLTQSGVINTAIGFIIGWGLIYFVQVAYHVMMENHHDKGGEFSYVYKQLGRQHGFIVGWALSFCYLTLIPLNASALSLVIKSLLPNFSYMYLYSIAGNPVFLSDLVISTSVIYCFYIINKKGISLSMTFQKILILSLVAIVFLLTFLMVLKPEKSTFIQTYISHYQFDFGQIIQVLAIIPFLFVGFDIVPQVITDLGFDRKFATKMTILATGFGVLIYNALNVMTALAFTPQKAHTLTWASGNAVYTHFGWLGFACLCLALFAAIVGGINGFMIGSSRVFESLGCHGLLPDYFSKENEASVPENALKFVTIISILMPFLGRMIILYIVDISSLMAGLTYAYVSYISIKLATSQKEKWLCFLGFLVGLLFIILLVFPGSPSQLRPQSFAILLIWILLGSFYFRKLNNYNTDKKC, encoded by the coding sequence ATGCCAAAAAAATTAAATAAAATTGATATTCTTGCATTAGTTATTGGTTCGGTAATAGGTTGGGGTGCTTTCTACTTACCTGGGCAAAAATTTCTCACACAATCCGGTGTCATCAATACAGCTATAGGATTTATCATAGGCTGGGGCTTGATCTATTTTGTTCAAGTTGCCTATCATGTCATGATGGAGAATCATCATGATAAAGGAGGAGAATTTTCTTACGTCTATAAACAACTGGGACGTCAACATGGTTTTATCGTGGGGTGGGCCTTATCCTTTTGTTATCTGACATTGATACCTTTAAATGCTAGTGCCTTATCATTAGTGATAAAATCATTGCTTCCAAACTTTTCATATATGTATTTATATTCTATTGCAGGCAATCCAGTTTTTCTATCCGATTTAGTGATTTCAACGTCCGTCATTTATTGTTTTTATATTATCAATAAAAAAGGCATATCACTTTCAATGACCTTTCAAAAAATACTTATTCTGAGTTTAGTAGCTATTGTATTTTTGCTCACTTTCTTGATGGTATTAAAACCTGAAAAAAGTACATTTATTCAGACTTATATCAGTCATTACCAGTTTGATTTTGGTCAAATCATCCAAGTATTAGCTATTATTCCCTTCTTATTTGTAGGATTTGATATCGTACCACAAGTCATTACGGATTTAGGCTTTGATCGCAAGTTCGCTACAAAAATGACAATCCTTGCCACTGGTTTTGGAGTACTCATATATAACGCTCTTAATGTGATGACAGCTTTGGCTTTTACTCCACAAAAAGCTCACACCTTGACTTGGGCAAGTGGGAACGCTGTTTATACTCATTTTGGTTGGTTAGGCTTTGCTTGTCTTTGCCTAGCTCTCTTTGCAGCAATTGTTGGTGGTATTAATGGTTTTATGATTGGAAGTAGCCGTGTCTTCGAATCTCTTGGATGTCACGGATTATTACCAGACTATTTTTCAAAGGAAAATGAAGCAAGTGTGCCAGAAAATGCATTAAAGTTTGTTACAATTATTTCCATTTTAATGCCGTTTTTAGGAAGGATGATTATCCTTTATATCGTAGATATATCAAGTTTGATGGCTGGTTTAACATATGCTTACGTATCTTATATTAGTATCAAATTAGCAACTTCTCAAAAAGAAAAATGGCTTTGTTTTTTAGGTTTTTTAGTTGGTCTATTATTCATTATATTACTGGTATTTCCTGGTTCACCAAGTCAATTAAGACCTCAATCATTTGCCATATTATTGATTTGGATATTATTGGGAAGCTTTTATTTTAGAAAATTAAATAATTACAACACTGATAAGAAGTGTTGA